The Schistocerca cancellata isolate TAMUIC-IGC-003103 chromosome 4, iqSchCanc2.1, whole genome shotgun sequence genome contains a region encoding:
- the LOC126184975 gene encoding uncharacterized protein LOC126184975, translating into MSNDSKENQLHVGETTQCHGHPEEIPRTTNGSSEDVNAIAASEEPDKFAHIEPSSDDKKQSNLAQDFEQNVPLNVSCNKFSPPVENSNVSKITETSLPHDWDETATEQLVDSILLEAVGVPSPVSPLSSNDNDNDDGL; encoded by the coding sequence ATGTCAAATGATTCTAAAGAAAACCAGCTCCATGTAGGGGAGACGACACAGTGCCATGGTCACCCTGAGGAGATTCCTCGTACAACAAATGGTAGTAGTGAAGATGTGAATGCCATTGCTGCCTCAGAAGAGCCAGACAAGTTTGCACATATTGAACCCAGCTCAGATGATAAAAAGCAGAGTAATTTAGCACAAGATTTTGAACAAAATGTTCCATTAAATGTCTCCTGTAATAAATTTTCACCCCCAGTGGAAAATTCAAATGTGTCTAAAATCACAGAAACTAGTCTTCCACATGACTGGGATGAAACTGCAACAGAACAGTTGGTTGACAGCATATTATTGGAAGCAGTGGGTGTGCCATCTCCCGTGTCACCACTGTCAagcaatgacaatgacaatgacgaCGGCCTTTGA